The Arachis hypogaea cultivar Tifrunner chromosome 14, arahy.Tifrunner.gnm2.J5K5, whole genome shotgun sequence genome has a segment encoding these proteins:
- the LOC112741761 gene encoding uncharacterized protein yields the protein MAERLPPTPSKLLQMVTELQQANQCMTEENQRMAQQIANLNNTRIENNNDWQERTEEAEQQSRPTHVSDTARQEEEQPEHNEEARQDNENDDQESSPGPFTAEVMNFVLPRRFTLPTTLTPYDGLGDPKKYIKKFTSIMIVNGASDKVLCCCFPSYLDGPALDWFCSLPAGSISRFRDISKPFEEHFAGSAIYLHDSDYLNTIKQGQHESLKDYMTRFTKIAISIPDLHLEVELHAIKSGLRPGKFQETIAVAKPKTTAEFREKAKGQIDIEELRQARKIEKLHYRDDDRTRDKKKNFKLTLRYESYTQFNTKRDDIIKEILNSKLIKPPRKAGSYPDSKGADRSKYWSFYQKHGHTTDDCVIAKDLLERLARQGHLDKYIGDHI from the coding sequence ATGGCTGAACGACTTCCGCCCACACCATCCAAACTCCTTCAGATGGTGACCGAGTTACAGCAAGCCAACCAGTGCATGACCGAGGAGAACCAAAGAATGGCACAACAAATTGCCAACTTGAATAACACCCGAATTGAAAACAACAATGATTGGCAAGAACGAACAGAAGAAGCCGAGCAGCAGTCAAGGCCAACACACGTCTCAGACACTGCTCGGCAGGAAGAGGAACAACCCGAGCATAATGAGGAAGCTCGGCAAGACAACGAGAATGACGATCAGGAAAGCTCCCCTGGGCCATTCACGGCCGAAGTGATGAACTTCGTGCTACCCCGGAGGTTTACTCTGCCGACCACCCTAACTCCCTATGATGGGTTAGGTGACCCGAAGAAATACATCAAGAAGTTCACCTCCATAATGATAGTAAACGGTGCATCTGATAAAGTTTTATGTTGTTGCTTTCCATCTTActtagacggtcctgcacttgattggttttgttctttgcctgcaGGTTCTATTTCTCGATTTCGAGACATATCAAAGCCCTTTGAGGAGCACTTTGCTGGATCGGCCATCTACCTACATGACTCCGATTACTTGAACACAATCAAGCAAGGCCAGCACGAAAGCCTCAAGGACTACATGACGCGCTTCACAAAGATAGCCATAAGTATACCCGACCTCCACCTCGAGGTGGAACTACACGCCATAAAAAGCGGATTGCGACCAGGAAAATTCCAGGAAACTATTGCTGTAGCCAAACCTAAGACTACGGCCGAGTTCCGCGAAAAGGCAAAAGGTCAGATCGACATCGAAGAACTTCGGCAAGCTCGAAAAATAGAAAAGCTTCATTACAGAGACGACGACAGAACTCGGGACAAAAAGAAGAACTTCAAACTGACTTTGCGATATGAGTCCTACACTCAATTCAACACTAAGCGCGACGATATCATCAAGGAGATCTTGAATTCAAAATTAATCAAGCCACCAAGAAAAGCCGGCAGTTACCCAGATTCAAAAGGCGCGGACCGATCAAAATACTGGTCTTTCTACCAGAAGCATGGACACACAACTGACGACTGTGTTATCGCCAAAGACCTACTAGAGCGACTAGCTCGGCAAGGTCATCTGGACAAATACATCGGCGACCACATATAG